A region of the Pseudarthrobacter phenanthrenivorans Sphe3 genome:
TGGCAGCCGAGCATCGACGGGGACGTTGTCCCGGGCCGGCCCATCGACCGGATTGCAGGCGGCGCTGGCGCCGGGGTGGACGTGATCGCGGGGACCAACGCCGAGGACTGGAAAATGTTCCTTGCGATCACAGGCTCCATCACGAAGGTCACGGAACAGGACCTGATGGAATCCAACAGCGTGGACGGCTTCCCGCCGATGTCCGCGTACGGGCTTCCCTCCGAAACCGCCTTCCGGGAGTACCGCTCCCATTACCCGGACAGCTCCCCCGGGGAACTGCTCGCCGCGGTGGAGACGGACTGGTGGGTGCGGATACCGGCGATCCTCCTGGCCGAAGCGCATGCAGAAGCGGCGTCCACAGGCAGGGCCCGTACGTATATGTACGAGTTTGGCTGGCCGGCGCCAGGTCTCGGTGCCGTCCACGCTGTCGAGGTCCCCTTCGTCTTCGACACCTTGGACAAGGACTCCAGACTGTTCGGGCCCCTCCTGGGAACGGACCCGCCCAGCCGCTGGCCGATGCCATGCACTCCGCTTGGGTGTCGTTCGCGGCCACCGGCGACCCCGGCTGGCCGGATTACAGCACGGCCGGCCGGAGCACGATGTATTTCAGCACGGACTCCCGCGTGGTGAACGATCCCCGGGCCTGGGAACGGAACCTGTGGAAGGGCATCCGCTAGGAGTCGTAGGACAGGTTTTCGTAGTCCGTGGTGTCGTCCTCATCGAACTGGTCGTCCAGCTCCGCCAGCAGCCAGGGATTGACCCGGGCAAGGATCTTCCGGATCTCCTCCACCTCGACGGCGGCGTACAGCACCGGGCGGGCATCGCGGTACTTGGTGACGGGCGGCTTGTCCGGCCACTTCTCCGCCAGCGCCTGGACCCGCTCCGGCAGCGAGTTGTGGGCATTGTCCGCGATCTTGACCAGGGCGGCGTCGTGGTCCTCCGCGATGTCGCGGATCACGGCCTGGTAGTCGTCGGGGTTGGGGTGCAGGCGGCTCGTGAGGCGTTCGATGATGTCCACTGCGCGCCCGGAAACGCCCATGTCCAGGAGTGCCTGGCGGGTCATGGGAGTGTCCTCCGCGATGTCGTGCAGATAACCGGCGATGCGGATGTCGTCGTCGAAGTCTTCCAGCGCATCACCGACGGCCAGCACATGGTCCTTGTACGGCCGCTTCAGCTTGTCCTTCTGGCGGTTGTGCGCCACCTCGGCGAGGACCCTTGCCGTGTCGGGAGTGAAACTGCTGGCAGC
Encoded here:
- a CDS encoding HD domain-containing protein; the encoded protein is MPESQDQPAASSFTPDTARVLAEVAHNRQKDKLKRPYKDHVLAVGDALEDFDDDIRIAGYLHDIAEDTPMTRQALLDMGVSGRAVDIIERLTSRLHPNPDDYQAVIRDIAEDHDAALVKIADNAHNSLPERVQALAEKWPDKPPVTKYRDARPVLYAAVEVEEIRKILARVNPWLLAELDDQFDEDDTTDYENLSYDS